In a genomic window of Nodosilinea sp. E11:
- a CDS encoding MerR family transcriptional regulator: MLIGELAKQTGLSKDTIRFYEKMGLIAARDRQAGSRRYKEYGHETVERLTLIVQGKGLGFTLREIKPLLDQWEGGAMSQQDQIRVIEGKVHEINEKMRQLSTIKTYLINKLELLTQDLEAAS, from the coding sequence ATGCTGATTGGCGAACTGGCTAAGCAAACTGGGTTGTCTAAAGACACAATTCGCTTTTACGAAAAAATGGGGCTGATTGCCGCCCGCGATCGCCAGGCTGGTTCACGCCGCTATAAAGAGTACGGTCACGAAACCGTTGAGCGCCTGACGCTAATTGTGCAGGGCAAAGGACTGGGGTTTACCCTGAGAGAAATTAAGCCTCTGCTCGACCAGTGGGAAGGCGGGGCCATGTCTCAACAGGACCAAATTAGAGTTATTGAAGGCAAGGTCCACGAAATCAACGAAAAAATGCGGCAGCTCAGCACGATCAAAACCTATCTCATCAATAAATTAGAGCTCCTCACCCAAGACCTAGAGGCGGCATCGTAA